Proteins from one Peromyscus eremicus chromosome 8a, PerEre_H2_v1, whole genome shotgun sequence genomic window:
- the Trim16 gene encoding tripartite motif-containing protein 16 — MAELDLIAPGPLTGVSVHPLAPLGPDPRSAIPVEEEDVDSLGKPGEETQGQGCDPAKVGAPGEGEEEILCDFCLGASRVRAVKSCLTCMVNYCEEHLRPHQENSKLHSHQLTEPAKDRDLRTCPAHHSPLVAFCHTHQQCICQECGEGEHRGHSTVSLEAARRNKEADLRCMQLDLEQKLKLNDNAIARLQANHKSVLVSVSEVKVVAEEKFGELLAAVRKAQADVMLFLEEKEQAALNQVNGIKTHLEYRSIEMEKSRQELEKLATISNTVLFLEEYCKIKKTEETAFPSIYIGLKDKLSGIRKVITDSTLHLIQLLESYKEKLQEFSREEEYDIRTQVSAVVQRKYRTSKPEPRTRDEFLQYACDITFDPDTAHRYLRLQEDNRKVTNTTPWEHPYPDLPSRFLHWRQVLSQQSLYLHRYYFEVEITGGGTYVGLTCKGIDRKGEERNGCISGNNFSWSVHWNGKEFTAWHSDTETPLKASPFRRLGIYVNFPGGTLSFYGIEYDTMTLIHKFDCKFSEPVYAAFWLSKKENSIRIADLGEEPEKPALSSAETAP, encoded by the exons ATGGCTGAATTGGATCTGATTGCCCCAGGGCCACTGACCGGGGTCAGCGTTCACCCCTTGGCCCCTCTGGGCCCAGACCCTCGGTCAGCTATCCCAGTAGAAGAAGAGGATGTGGACTCTCtggggaagccaggagaggaAACCCAGGGACAGGGCTGCGATCCCGCAAAGGTCGGGGCTCCTggtgagggggaggaggagatcCTGTGTGACTTCTGTCTTGGGGCCAGCAGAGTAAGGGCAGTGAAGTCCTGTCTGACCTGCATGGTGAATTACTGTGAGGAGCACCTGCGGCCACACCAGGAGAACAGCAAACTACACAGCCACCAGCTGACGGAACCCGCCAAGGACCGGGATCTGCGGACCTGCCCTGCCCACCACAGCCCTCTGGTAGCCTTCTGCCACACACACCAGCAGTGCATCTGCCAGGAATGTGGTGAGGGCGAGCACAGGGGCCACAGCACTGTCTCCCTGGAGGCAGCCCGCAGGAACAAAGAG GCTGACCTTCGGTGCATGCAGCTGGACCTGGAGCAGAAGCTCAAGTTGAATGACAATGCCATTGCCAGGCTCCAAGCCAACCATAAGTCTGTTTTG gTGTCCGTGTCAGAGGTGAAGGTGGTGGCCGAAGAGAAGTTTGGGGAACTCCTTGCGGCTGTGAGGAAGGCCCAGGCTGACGTCATGCTTTTCTTAGAGGAGAAAGAACAGGCTGCACTGAATCAGGTCAATGGCATCAAGACCCACCTGGAGTACAGGAGCATCGAGATGGAGAAAagcaggcaggagctggagaagttGGCCACCATCAGCAACACTGTGCTCTTCCTGGAG GAGTACTGCAAGATTAAGAAGACAGAAGAGACTGCCTTCCCCAGCATTTACATAGGGCTGAAGGATAAACTCTCAGGCATCCGCAAGGTCATCACAGACTCGACTCTGCACTTAATCCAGTTGCTAGAGAGCTATAAGGAAAAGCTCCAGGAGTTTTCCAGGGAAG AGGAATATGACATCAGAACTCAAGTGTCTGCCGTTGTCCAGCGCAAGTATAGGACCTCAAAACCTGAGCCCAGAACCCGGGATGAGTTTCTCCAAT ATGCATGTGACATCACATTTGACCCGGACACAGCACATAGGTACCTTCGTCTGCAGGAGGACAACCGCAAGGTCACCAACACCACGCCCTGGGAGCACCCCTACCCGGACCTCCCCAGCAGGTTTTTGCACTGGCGGCAGGTGCTGTCCCAACAGAGTCTGTACCTGCACAGGTATTATTTTGAGGTGGAGATCACTGGAGGAGGCACCTATGTTGGCTTGACCTGCAAAGGCATTGACCGGAAAGGGGAGGAACGAAATGGCTGCATCTCTGGAAACAACTTCTCCTGGAGCGTTCATTGGAACGGAAAGGAGTTCACAGCCTGGCACAGTGACACAGAGACCCCACTCAAGGCTAGCCCTTTCCGGAGGCTCGGGATCTATGTCAACTTCCCAGGAGGAACCCTTTCTTTCTATGGCATAGAGTATGATACCATGACTCTGATTCATAAGTTTGACTGTAAGTTCTCAGAGCCAGTCTATGCCGCCTTCTGGCTGTCTAAGAAAGAGAACTCTATCCGGATCGCGGATCTGGGAGAGGAGCCCGAGAAGCCTGCTCTGTCCTCAGCGGAGACTGCTCCCTAG